In Verrucomicrobiota bacterium, the DNA window TGATTCCAGGCACTGACGTTTCGGCTAGTTGCAAAGCACTCGAAAAAGTTCTCAACAGTGGCTTCCAACCAGTTCCCCACATCACTGCGAGGAACTTTGAATCCAAGTCAGCTCTGGAACGCTACTTTTCGTCAATGACCAACCTGGGGGTCTCGAAAGCCCTTTTGATCGCCGGTGGAAATGGTAAGGCTGCCGGACCATTCGAGGATACAATGGATCTGCTGACTAGCGACGCGTTTCAAAAATACCCACTAAAAACGGTAGCCATCGCCGGTCATCCCGAGGGGAACCCCGAGGACCCAAAGACTTGGGAAAGCCTCGAGAAAAAGTGGAGCTTTTTTAAAGAAGAAGGGATTCACATGGAAATCGTTACCCAATGGAGCTTTTCACCCGGTAAGGTCGACGCCTACCTTTCTGAAGTAAGGGAACGGGGAATCGACGCTCCTGTCCGAGTCGGTGTCCCTGGACCCGCTTCTCTCAAGACACTAATCAAATACGCGGAAGTCTGTGGAGTGAGCGCGACTGCGACTGTGATCAAGAAGCAGGGACTCAGCATGGGGCGTCTCCTGGTCTCGAATAAGCCAACCCGGTTCGTCTCCAAAATAGAAAACTCAGACCTTTTCCACCTCTACCCTTTTGGTGGTCTCGAAAAATGCGCCGAGTGGCTGGCTGAAAATACAATCGTTTCAGTCACCTGACTTAAAACTCGGATCGTCAGTTTCCCCGACTTGAAATACTGTCCGAAAGCCTAAACCACTTCTGTTTAGCAGGTATTGCCGGGGGATGGTAAACTCCTGCTTGGTTGTATTTTCCGGCAATTCGCAGTAGTCTTCCTGCGTGCGCAAGCAAAAACCTAACTTACTGCGATATGAACCAGCAACTGTTGAAGTCCCCGGTGGTGGGGTAAGAGTAGTTGAAAGCCATCACGCAGAGGGCTTTCAAATGCCGATGGGGGAATGGCCGTTTCACAAGATCTGTTGGGTCGCTGTTGGAAAAGGTTCTCTCGAGTCCGAACAGAAGACTTTCTCGATTGGAGCGAGTGACTTTCTGATCCTTCCTGCGAAATGGAGACACCGTTTCGTCGACTTATCGAAGGCACCCCTGACTCTAGTCATTCTTTGTATCTCTGTGGATTACCTTGAGACTAGTTTGAAGTCTCAGCTTTCCCTCCTTTGGCGCAAGAGTCTTGGCGACGAATCATGGGGCCAACCCCGTTGCGCACGGACCGCATTTCACTTGAGTGCTCTTGTGGAAAACTTTCGTTTAGCGCTACAAGAGGAACAGAATCGTAGCTTTGGTTGGGAAACCGCTCTAAAAACTGTTGCAAACCGACTTCTGTTGAACCTCAGCCGCGGCCATTGTGAAGTCCGTGAGTCCTATGAAACCTCAAGCACGAAGAGCGTGCAAGGTGCCGTTGAGTTTATCGACAGCCACCTCTATGAGTCTCTTCAAGTGAGTGACGTAGCTGAGCGTTGCGGACTCTCCCCTCGCCGCTTTACGGATCTGTTTAAGGAAGTGACGGGCAAGACTTTTAGCCAATACCTGAACGAGAAAAGGATAGCGTATGCCTGCAGACGTTTAGATGAGACGG includes these proteins:
- a CDS encoding methylenetetrahydrofolate reductase — its product is MTTAVNYPSEWSLEIVPIHADRVSVFSGLVDEIFVTMIPGTDVSASCKALEKVLNSGFQPVPHITARNFESKSALERYFSSMTNLGVSKALLIAGGNGKAAGPFEDTMDLLTSDAFQKYPLKTVAIAGHPEGNPEDPKTWESLEKKWSFFKEEGIHMEIVTQWSFSPGKVDAYLSEVRERGIDAPVRVGVPGPASLKTLIKYAEVCGVSATATVIKKQGLSMGRLLVSNKPTRFVSKIENSDLFHLYPFGGLEKCAEWLAENTIVSVT
- a CDS encoding AraC family transcriptional regulator is translated as MRKQKPNLLRYEPATVEVPGGGVRVVESHHAEGFQMPMGEWPFHKICWVAVGKGSLESEQKTFSIGASDFLILPAKWRHRFVDLSKAPLTLVILCISVDYLETSLKSQLSLLWRKSLGDESWGQPRCARTAFHLSALVENFRLALQEEQNRSFGWETALKTVANRLLLNLSRGHCEVRESYETSSTKSVQGAVEFIDSHLYESLQVSDVAERCGLSPRRFTDLFKEVTGKTFSQYLNEKRIAYACRRLDETGHILYACHESGFNDAAYFYRVFKKHTGQTPGEYVASR